A window of the Brassica napus cultivar Da-Ae chromosome A2, Da-Ae, whole genome shotgun sequence genome harbors these coding sequences:
- the LOC106403204 gene encoding sm-like protein LSM5: MASNNPSQLLPSELIDRCIGSKIRVIMKGDKELVGVLKGFDVYVNMVLEDVTEYEITAEGSRVTKLDQILLNGNNIAILVPGGAPEDVE, from the exons ATGGCGAGCAACAATCCTTCGCAGCTTCTTCCATCAG AGCTAATCGACAGGTGCATAGGGTCGAAGATAAGGGTGATAATGAAAGGAGATAAGGAGCTCGTAGGTGTTCTCAAAGGCTTCGACGTTTACGTCAACATGGTCCTTGAGGATGTCACCGAGTA TGAGATTACAGCTGAAGGAAGTCGTGTCACAAAGCTTGATCAGATTCTCCTCAACGGCAACAACATCGCCATT TTGGTGCCTGGTGGAGCTCCAGAAGACGTAGAGTGA
- the LOC106403192 gene encoding 3-ketoacyl-CoA thiolase 5, peroxisomal isoform X2, translating into MAAFGDDVVIVAAYRTAICKAKRGGFKDTLPDDLLASVLKAVVERTSLDPSEVGDIVVGTVIAPGSQRAMECRVAAFFAGFPDSVPIRTVNRQCSSGLQAVADVAASIRAGYYDIGIGAGVESMSTDHIPGGGFNTTNPRAQEFPGARDCLLPMGITSENVAERYGVTREEQDMAAVESHKRAAAANASGKLKDEIVPVATKIVDPVTKAEKPIVVSVDDGVRPNSNMADLAKLKTVFKPNGSTTAGNASQISDGAGAVLLMKRSLAMKKGLPILGVFRSFAVTGVDPAVMGIGPAYAIPAAANLAGLKVSDIDLFEINEAFASQYVYCCKKLELDVEKVNVNGGAIAIGHPLGATGARCVATLLHEMKRRGKDCRFGVISMCIGTGMGAAAVFERGDSVDDLSNARVVANGSGH; encoded by the exons ATGGCTGCCTTCGGAGACGACGTTGTGATCGTTGC GGCGTACCGCACTGCCATTTGTAAAGCTAAGCGTGGAGGGTTCAAAGATACTCTCCCAGATGATCTTCTCGCTTCTGTTCTCAAG GCTGTGGTGGAAAGGACGTCTTTGGATCCAAGTGAAGTTGGGGATATCGTTGTTGGTACTGTTATAGCTCCTGGCTCTCAGAGAGCCATGGAGTGTAGAGTAGCTGCATTCTTTGCTGGCTTTCCTG ACTCTGTGCCGATTAGAACTGTCAACAGACAATGCTCATCAGGACTACAAGCAGTTGCTGATGTTGCTGCTTCCATCAGAGCTGGATATTACGACATTG GTATTGGTGCTGGAGTGGAGTCAATGTCAACTGATCATATTCCTGGAGGCGGATTTAACACCACAAACCCGAGG GCACAAGAGTTTCCTGGAGCTCGTGACTGCTTGCTTCCAATGGGCATTACCTCTGAAAACGTTGCAGAGAGATACGGTGTCACAAGAGAAGAGCAGGACATGGCTGCG GTGGAGTCTCACAAGCGTGCTGCAGCTGCAAACGCCTCTGGTAAACTCAAGGATGAGATAGTTCCTGTTGCTACTAAG ATTGTTGACCCGGTGACAAAAGCAGAGAAGCCAATTGTTGTTTCTGTTGATGATGGTGTACGTCCAAACTCAAACATGGCTGATCTGGCAAAGCTGAAGACAGTCTTTAAACCTAATGGTTCAACCACAGCAG GTAATGCTAGTCAGATTAGTGATGGTGCTGGAGCTGTACTGCTAATGAAGAGGAGCTTGGCCATGAAGAAGGGACTTCCCATTCTTGGAGTTTTCAG GAGCTTTGCTGTTACTGGTGTGGATCCGGCTGTAATGGGTATCGGTCCAGCTTACGCCATTCCCGCTGCAGCCAACCTTGCAGGACTCAAAGTTAGCGATATCGATCTATTTGAGATCAATGAGGCATTTGCATCTCAGTATGTGTACTGTTGCAAGAAGCTGGAGCTGGATGTGGAAAAGGTCAATGTTAATGGAGGAGCCATTGCTATTGGCCATCCTCTGGGTGCTACAG GAGCTCGATGTGTTGCGACATTGTTGCATGAGATGAAACGGAGAGGGAAAGACTGCCGCTTTGGAGTGATTTCAATGTGCATAGGCACTGGTATGGGAGCTGCAGCTGTGTTTGAGAGAGGAGACTCTGTTGATGACCTGTCCAATGCCCGTGTGGTGGCTAATGGGAGCGGTCATTAG
- the LOC106403192 gene encoding 3-ketoacyl-CoA thiolase 5, peroxisomal isoform X1, whose protein sequence is MEKATERQKILLRHLNPLSSSPPPYKPTLLSAVNCAAELSSMAAFGDDVVIVAAYRTAICKAKRGGFKDTLPDDLLASVLKAVVERTSLDPSEVGDIVVGTVIAPGSQRAMECRVAAFFAGFPDSVPIRTVNRQCSSGLQAVADVAASIRAGYYDIGIGAGVESMSTDHIPGGGFNTTNPRAQEFPGARDCLLPMGITSENVAERYGVTREEQDMAAVESHKRAAAANASGKLKDEIVPVATKIVDPVTKAEKPIVVSVDDGVRPNSNMADLAKLKTVFKPNGSTTAGNASQISDGAGAVLLMKRSLAMKKGLPILGVFRSFAVTGVDPAVMGIGPAYAIPAAANLAGLKVSDIDLFEINEAFASQYVYCCKKLELDVEKVNVNGGAIAIGHPLGATGARCVATLLHEMKRRGKDCRFGVISMCIGTGMGAAAVFERGDSVDDLSNARVVANGSGH, encoded by the exons ATGGAGAAAGCCACTGAAAGGCAGAAGATTTTACTTCGTCATCTCAAtccactttcttcttctcctcctccttatAAACCTACCCTTCTCTCC GCTGTGAACTGTGCTGCTGAGCTTTCCTCAATGGCTGCCTTCGGAGACGACGTTGTGATCGTTGC GGCGTACCGCACTGCCATTTGTAAAGCTAAGCGTGGAGGGTTCAAAGATACTCTCCCAGATGATCTTCTCGCTTCTGTTCTCAAG GCTGTGGTGGAAAGGACGTCTTTGGATCCAAGTGAAGTTGGGGATATCGTTGTTGGTACTGTTATAGCTCCTGGCTCTCAGAGAGCCATGGAGTGTAGAGTAGCTGCATTCTTTGCTGGCTTTCCTG ACTCTGTGCCGATTAGAACTGTCAACAGACAATGCTCATCAGGACTACAAGCAGTTGCTGATGTTGCTGCTTCCATCAGAGCTGGATATTACGACATTG GTATTGGTGCTGGAGTGGAGTCAATGTCAACTGATCATATTCCTGGAGGCGGATTTAACACCACAAACCCGAGG GCACAAGAGTTTCCTGGAGCTCGTGACTGCTTGCTTCCAATGGGCATTACCTCTGAAAACGTTGCAGAGAGATACGGTGTCACAAGAGAAGAGCAGGACATGGCTGCG GTGGAGTCTCACAAGCGTGCTGCAGCTGCAAACGCCTCTGGTAAACTCAAGGATGAGATAGTTCCTGTTGCTACTAAG ATTGTTGACCCGGTGACAAAAGCAGAGAAGCCAATTGTTGTTTCTGTTGATGATGGTGTACGTCCAAACTCAAACATGGCTGATCTGGCAAAGCTGAAGACAGTCTTTAAACCTAATGGTTCAACCACAGCAG GTAATGCTAGTCAGATTAGTGATGGTGCTGGAGCTGTACTGCTAATGAAGAGGAGCTTGGCCATGAAGAAGGGACTTCCCATTCTTGGAGTTTTCAG GAGCTTTGCTGTTACTGGTGTGGATCCGGCTGTAATGGGTATCGGTCCAGCTTACGCCATTCCCGCTGCAGCCAACCTTGCAGGACTCAAAGTTAGCGATATCGATCTATTTGAGATCAATGAGGCATTTGCATCTCAGTATGTGTACTGTTGCAAGAAGCTGGAGCTGGATGTGGAAAAGGTCAATGTTAATGGAGGAGCCATTGCTATTGGCCATCCTCTGGGTGCTACAG GAGCTCGATGTGTTGCGACATTGTTGCATGAGATGAAACGGAGAGGGAAAGACTGCCGCTTTGGAGTGATTTCAATGTGCATAGGCACTGGTATGGGAGCTGCAGCTGTGTTTGAGAGAGGAGACTCTGTTGATGACCTGTCCAATGCCCGTGTGGTGGCTAATGGGAGCGGTCATTAG